The proteins below are encoded in one region of Bombus terrestris chromosome 7, iyBomTerr1.2, whole genome shotgun sequence:
- the LOC100650644 gene encoding probable splicing factor, arginine/serine-rich 7, whose amino-acid sequence MAVGSTKVVQVTNIAPQATKDQMQTLFGYLGKIEDIRLYPTIRDVAVPVQSRICYIKFHDQGCVAVAQHMTNTVFIDRALIVIPYQNGDIPDEQRALELTNNGTVVPGLYPSEPKLPPNVVNAIEGIPPNHVITTMDPKLEANGLPPYPHLPGHLDSRRIEEIRRTLVLANLDPSVTTDHLLDFFSNNNVEVKYLRMCTRDSDTEHYALVELSEQAAVVSALLLNGKLLMDRPIKIYHSTQAIAKPEAKSNEAAQKEIEEAMSRVKEAHNLISAAIDPMIGMLSKDKRSRSGSRSRKSRSRSRGRSRRSRSRKRSRSRHRRSRSRHRRRSRSRSKRSRSKDRRRKSPSRRRSSSRGRHRSRSRSRRSRSRRSRSKSKDRKKRSPRRRSRSRSRSKRSKSKSRRSRSKSKSRSSKSKYSEKSRDKDKDRRSKDKSDNGKKNEGDKVDKEKSEKKSSKEKKSDKESKSEEKNRNTSENSETKEKTESET is encoded by the exons aTGGCGGTTGGATCTACAAAAGTAGTACAGGTGACAAATATTGCACCTCAAGCGACAAAAGATCAAATGCAAACTTTATTCGGGTACCTCGGAAAGATAGAAGATATCAGATTATATCCTACTATACGGGACGTCGCGGTACCTGTTCAATCTCGTATTTGCTACATAAAATTTCACGACCAGGGATGCGTTGCAGTTGCTCAACATATGACAAACACTGTTTTTATTGATCGTGCATTGATTGTAATACCTTACCAGAATGGAGACATTCCAGATGAACAAAGGGCACTTGAATTGACAAATAATGGTACAGTTGTTCCAG GTCTTTATCCTTCTGAGCCCAAATTGCCACCAAATGTTGTAAATGCAATAGAAGGGATTCCTCCAAATCATGTTATTACCACTATGGATCCAAAATTAGAGGCAAACGGATTACCACCTTATCCACATTTACCTGGCCATTTAGATAGCAGAAGGAttgaagaaataagaagaacgCTTGTTCTTGCCAATTTAGATCCTTCTGTGACAACAGACCACTTACTAGATTTTTTCAGTAATAACAATGTCGAAGTAAAGTATTTACGCATGTGTACTAGAGATTCAGATACAGAGCACTATGCATTGGTAGAACTCTCTGAACAAGCTGCTGTAGTTTCTGCATTATTATTAAATGGAAAGCTGCTTATGGACAGAccaattaaaatttatcattcGACTCAAGCAATAGCGAAACCTGAAGCAAAAAGTAACGAAGCAGCacaaaaagaaatagaagaagcTATGTCCCGGGTAAAAGAAGCTCACAATTTAATTTCGGCTGCGATAGATCCAATGATCGGAATGCTGTCAAAGGACAAACGAAGCCGTAGCGGTTCTCGTAGCCGAAAATCTCGGTCGAGATCAAGAGGACGTAGTAGACGGTCCAGATCGCGCAAAAGATCACGTTCTCGTCACAGACGTTCACGATCACGTCATCGACGTAGATCAAGATCTCGATCGAAACGTTCTCGTTCTAAAGATCGTAGACGAAAGTCACCTTCTCGTAGAAGAAGTAGCTCTCGTGGCCGACATCGTTCCCGCTCCAGATCTCGGCGTTCTCGATCACGTAGATCAAGATCTAAATCCAAAGATCGCAAAAAAAGATCTCCTCGTCGAAGGAGCCGTTCTCGATCTCGAAGTAAACGTTCAAAATCCAAGTCTAGACGGTCTAGATCTAAATCTAAGTCCAGATCCTCGAAATCAAAGTATTCAGAAAAATCGAGAGATAAAGACAAAGATAGAAGAAGCAAGGATAAATCGGATAATGGCAAAAAGAACGAGGGTGACAAGGTTGATAAGGAAAAGAGCGAAAAAAAATCtagtaaagaaaagaaatctgACAAAGAATCAAAATctgaagaaaaaaatagaaatacatcCGAAAATAGCGAAACAAAGGAGAAAACAGAGTCTGAAACTTAA